A window from Ignavibacteriota bacterium encodes these proteins:
- a CDS encoding glycosidase, with amino-acid sequence MNKKSNIFEINTRVWLRRFYDGTKRATLKDIPQEYWYDLYQKGFNYIWLMGVWKTNESVIKEYCFEPGLIGDYGKALKDWNEKDVIGSPYAIDSYEINPLIGTKEEIIEIKNYLNSLGIKLILDFVSNHFSAHSSLIETNPELFLSANEDFLQRNSYTFFKSKNSQIFAHGRDPFFPAWQDTIQVNYFCESTRNWMIETLKNLTNLCDGVRCDMAMLSLNNVFENTWGGVISHNNFPKPKNEFWEICIKEIKQLNPNFILIGEAYWDLEWELQKLGFDFTYDKRLLDRIRIENVGEIKAHLMADKSFQEKSVRFIENHDEERAISSLGIEKSKAAAIIINTIPGMTFIHDGQIEGKKIKLPVQLGREPIEKENPSLMEFYEKLLRITSSEVFKYGNWELLNPIPSWVTNNTYHNILAWKITFEERKRLIVINFSKTVSQCRIELSLNNYPTKFKLKDILNYKTYFRKTEEVLNEGLFIELGPFKSHIFSY; translated from the coding sequence ATGAATAAGAAATCAAATATTTTTGAAATTAATACAAGAGTTTGGTTAAGAAGATTTTACGATGGAACAAAGAGAGCAACTTTAAAAGATATTCCGCAAGAATATTGGTATGATCTTTATCAAAAAGGATTTAATTACATTTGGCTTATGGGAGTTTGGAAAACAAATGAAAGTGTAATTAAGGAATATTGTTTTGAACCCGGTTTAATTGGAGATTACGGAAAAGCTTTGAAAGATTGGAATGAAAAAGATGTAATCGGCTCGCCATATGCTATTGATAGTTATGAAATAAATCCGTTGATTGGAACAAAGGAAGAAATTATAGAAATAAAAAATTATTTAAATTCGTTAGGAATAAAATTAATTCTAGATTTTGTATCAAATCATTTCAGCGCACACAGCTCTTTAATCGAAACAAATCCCGAATTATTTTTATCTGCCAACGAAGATTTTCTGCAAAGAAATTCATATACATTTTTCAAATCAAAAAATTCACAAATATTTGCACATGGAAGAGATCCGTTTTTTCCGGCTTGGCAAGATACAATTCAAGTAAATTATTTTTGCGAAAGTACAAGAAATTGGATGATTGAAACTTTAAAAAACTTAACAAATTTATGTGATGGCGTTAGATGCGATATGGCAATGCTTTCTTTGAATAATGTTTTTGAAAATACTTGGGGCGGCGTAATTTCTCATAACAATTTTCCCAAACCCAAAAATGAATTTTGGGAAATCTGCATAAAAGAAATTAAGCAATTAAATCCAAATTTTATTTTAATTGGTGAAGCTTATTGGGATTTGGAATGGGAACTTCAAAAACTTGGTTTTGATTTTACTTACGATAAAAGATTATTAGATAGAATTAGAATAGAAAACGTTGGTGAAATTAAAGCACATTTAATGGCAGATAAATCATTTCAAGAAAAATCAGTTAGATTTATTGAAAACCACGATGAAGAAAGAGCAATATCATCTTTGGGTATTGAAAAATCAAAAGCAGCTGCAATAATAATAAATACAATTCCGGGAATGACATTTATACACGATGGACAAATTGAGGGAAAAAAAATAAAACTTCCCGTTCAACTTGGAAGAGAACCGATTGAAAAAGAAAATCCCAGTTTAATGGAATTCTATGAAAAACTTTTGAGAATTACATCATCAGAAGTATTTAAATATGGAAATTGGGAATTGCTAAATCCAATACCATCTTGGGTTACAAACAATACATATCATAATATTCTTGCTTGGAAAATTACTTTCGAAGAAAGAAAAAGACTTATTGTTATAAATTTTTCTAAAACAGTTTCACAATGTAGAATAGAATTAAGTTTGAATAATTACCCCACAAAATTTAAACTTAAAGATATTTTGAATTACAAAACATATTTTAGAAAAACAGAAGAAGTTTTGAACGAAGGATTGTTTATTGAATTAGGTCCATTTAAAAGTCATATTTTTTCTTATTAA
- a CDS encoding OmpA family protein: protein MEDNNEIPQNPFRSLDQYLECQDYSGEDGFFKFEQNNKYYFALNFNGKTFLRSQSYSTEIARNNGINSIHRNALLDERWINSKTSDSKFYYSLIAGNKQEIARSCYYNSEEEMQNDLNWVRGENSIIGIGATEIDGVWYSAVSLLEMNKVENNIENKIENLEISKNLKTEKEEIQNEIILDKIENPNAKIAGEITPAVIEKKGGCGKLWIWILLAALLITLCIIFCRECGGSTKISDSRILKKQNVEKINSERKIDNSVEEISTSKEIEKENFAEYNNSETNLIMQNALITQTSFSINEINNDFEKNNFSEISKSKLDEISEFLKNHNEINIEIHGHTDDSKSDQLSKNISLQKAEMIKKYLVEKGISEIKLRAIGFGERFPIASNLTEEGKVKNRRIEFKFVE, encoded by the coding sequence ATGGAAGATAACAATGAAATTCCACAAAATCCTTTTCGTTCTTTAGATCAATATTTAGAATGCCAAGATTATAGTGGTGAAGATGGTTTTTTCAAATTCGAACAAAACAACAAATATTATTTCGCATTAAACTTCAACGGAAAAACATTTCTCAGATCACAAAGTTATTCAACAGAAATTGCACGAAATAACGGAATTAATTCAATTCACCGAAATGCACTTCTTGATGAAAGATGGATTAATTCTAAAACATCAGATAGTAAATTTTATTACAGTTTAATTGCTGGGAACAAGCAAGAAATAGCAAGAAGCTGTTATTATAATTCTGAAGAAGAAATGCAGAATGATTTAAATTGGGTAAGAGGTGAAAACTCAATTATTGGAATTGGTGCAACCGAAATTGATGGAGTATGGTACTCTGCGGTAAGTCTATTAGAAATGAATAAAGTTGAAAATAATATCGAAAACAAAATTGAAAATTTGGAAATTTCGAAAAATTTAAAAACTGAAAAAGAAGAAATACAAAATGAAATTATATTAGATAAAATTGAAAATCCGAATGCAAAAATTGCTGGAGAAATTACTCCGGCGGTTATTGAGAAAAAAGGCGGATGCGGAAAATTATGGATCTGGATTTTATTGGCTGCTTTGCTGATAACACTTTGTATAATTTTTTGCAGAGAATGCGGCGGGTCAACAAAAATATCGGATTCTAGAATTTTGAAAAAACAAAATGTTGAAAAAATAAATTCTGAAAGAAAAATTGATAATTCTGTTGAAGAAATAAGCACTTCCAAAGAAATTGAAAAAGAAAATTTTGCTGAATATAATAATTCTGAAACAAATTTAATTATGCAAAATGCGCTTATAACTCAAACATCTTTTTCTATTAACGAAATTAATAATGATTTTGAAAAAAATAATTTTTCTGAAATCTCAAAAAGTAAGTTGGATGAAATTTCCGAATTTCTAAAAAATCATAATGAAATAAATATAGAAATACATGGGCACACTGACGATTCAAAATCGGACCAGCTAAGTAAAAATATTTCATTACAAAAAGCAGAGATGATAAAAAAATATTTAGTTGAAAAAGGAATTAGCGAAATAAAATTACGAGCAATTGGATTTGGTGAAAGATTTCCAATTGCAAGCAATTTAACAGAAGAAGGAAAAGTTAAGAACAGAAGAATTGAATTTAAGTTTGTTGAGTAA
- a CDS encoding methyltransferase domain-containing protein yields the protein MKNQTEILLPGLGEQLNFLFSRINIDDKNILVIGSNSGEIAKIFSGKNSKQIELIVEDYESLITTKLVLDKVKNINTKIMSFEHTDFIDHQFDLIYAQASISNSNRKNIVKEIKRILKPDGVFCVGEIVKLQNIIPTFVNDIFETSDIDPIEKKDLEKFYTERNFVISDSKDLSKSLSEFYLTVAELSKSKMKDLSENEKSYYKKYLNQIKHESHSFLKLGADKFIGFKTLIIKKK from the coding sequence ATGAAAAATCAGACTGAAATTTTACTTCCGGGATTGGGAGAACAATTAAATTTTTTATTTTCTCGAATTAATATTGATGATAAAAATATTCTTGTAATAGGTTCAAATTCCGGTGAAATTGCAAAAATATTTTCTGGTAAAAATTCCAAACAAATAGAATTAATTGTTGAAGATTACGAATCGTTAATAACAACAAAATTAGTTTTAGATAAAGTAAAAAATATAAATACCAAAATAATGTCTTTTGAACATACTGATTTTATTGATCATCAGTTTGATTTGATTTATGCGCAAGCATCAATTTCAAATTCAAACAGAAAAAATATTGTTAAAGAAATTAAAAGAATTTTAAAACCGGATGGAGTTTTTTGTGTTGGAGAAATTGTAAAACTTCAAAACATAATTCCAACTTTTGTTAATGATATTTTTGAAACTTCAGATATTGATCCAATTGAAAAAAAGGATTTAGAAAAATTTTATACTGAACGAAATTTTGTGATATCGGATTCAAAAGATTTATCGAAAAGTTTAAGTGAATTTTATTTAACAGTTGCGGAATTATCAAAATCAAAAATGAAAGATTTGTCTGAAAATGAAAAATCTTATTACAAAAAATATTTAAATCAAATTAAACACGAAAGTCATTCGTTCTTAAAATTAGGTGCCGATAAGTTTATTGGTTTTAAAACTTTAATAATTAAAAAGAAATGA
- the rlmD gene encoding 23S rRNA (uracil(1939)-C(5))-methyltransferase RlmD, whose protein sequence is MKKNDIVELKIENYAFEGKGIARINQSQLDHVSNDVDKKYVIFVHNSFPGDIVNARILKLKKSYGEAKTVEVIKSSKDRIKPKCKHYGICGGCKQQDLNYEIQLKYKHEQVKDIFERLGGFSEFEMLPILGCENIFHYRNKMEFSFTPQRWLTDEDLKNEIINDKEFALGFHVPKVFSKVINIEECFLQSDNATEILNFTRYFFKQKNIPIFSTINYEGFLRNLVLRESFNLNQFMVNLVTSSENDELINNYSDELKSNFPFITTIVNNINLKKSQTAFGDYEKVYFGNGLIHDKIGKFKFRISANSFFQTNTLQAEKLYETALDFAEFKGDEIVYDLYSGAGTIAIFISERVQKVYGFESVRSAVKDAKINCEINNVKNVESFEVDLNKSFLPILENYKIPKPEIIITDPPRAGMNAKTVNDILELEPKKIIYISCNPSTQARDIKLLCEEKYKLVKIQPVDMFPQTFHIENVALLIKC, encoded by the coding sequence ATGAAAAAAAACGATATAGTTGAACTTAAAATAGAAAATTATGCATTTGAAGGAAAGGGCATTGCGCGTATTAACCAATCGCAGCTTGATCATGTTAGCAATGATGTTGATAAAAAGTATGTAATATTTGTGCATAATTCTTTTCCCGGCGATATTGTAAATGCAAGGATATTAAAATTAAAAAAATCATACGGCGAAGCTAAAACTGTTGAAGTAATAAAATCTTCTAAAGACAGAATAAAACCGAAATGTAAACATTACGGAATTTGCGGCGGATGCAAACAGCAAGATTTAAATTATGAAATTCAGTTAAAGTATAAACATGAGCAAGTAAAAGATATTTTTGAGCGGCTGGGCGGATTTAGTGAATTTGAAATGCTTCCAATTTTAGGCTGTGAAAATATTTTTCATTACAGAAACAAAATGGAATTTTCGTTTACTCCGCAAAGATGGCTAACCGATGAAGATTTAAAAAATGAAATAATAAATGATAAAGAATTTGCACTTGGTTTTCACGTTCCAAAAGTATTTAGCAAAGTTATAAATATTGAAGAATGTTTTTTACAATCTGATAACGCAACAGAAATTTTAAATTTCACAAGATATTTTTTTAAACAAAAAAACATACCAATATTTTCAACAATTAATTACGAAGGTTTTTTGCGAAATTTAGTTTTGCGTGAATCATTTAATCTGAATCAATTTATGGTAAATTTGGTAACATCTTCTGAAAATGATGAATTGATTAATAATTATTCCGATGAACTTAAAAGTAATTTTCCATTCATAACAACTATAGTAAATAATATAAATCTGAAAAAATCTCAAACAGCATTTGGTGATTATGAAAAAGTTTATTTTGGCAACGGACTAATTCATGATAAAATTGGAAAATTTAAATTCAGAATAAGTGCAAATTCTTTTTTCCAAACGAACACTTTGCAAGCAGAAAAACTTTATGAAACTGCTTTAGATTTTGCAGAATTTAAAGGTGATGAAATAGTTTACGATTTATATTCCGGCGCCGGAACAATTGCAATATTTATTTCGGAAAGAGTTCAAAAAGTTTATGGATTTGAATCTGTTAGATCAGCAGTAAAAGATGCCAAAATAAATTGTGAAATTAATAATGTTAAAAATGTAGAATCATTTGAAGTTGATTTAAACAAATCATTTCTCCCAATTTTAGAAAATTATAAAATTCCAAAACCGGAAATTATTATTACAGATCCACCAAGAGCGGGAATGAATGCGAAAACTGTAAATGATATTTTGGAGTTGGAACCGAAAAAAATTATTTATATAAGTTGTAATCCTTCAACGCAAGCGAGAGATATAAAATTACTTTGTGAAGAAAAATATAAACTTGTAAAAATTCAACCAGTTGATATGTTTCCGCAGACTTTCCATATAGAAAATGTGGCATTATTGATAAAGTGCTAA
- a CDS encoding insulinase family protein, with protein MRKFFSYKILFLSILLLILSNSIFHSKEKISTIPDGVTIYQLDNGIQVLLIEKPSLPMIGINTLVKVGSAYEGFATSGMSHMLEHLLFNGTSKMTQKELYDATDKIGGYNNANTAEFYTNFMMVTPSENIIEGMKLQAGMLFDSTLPEDKFEKEKGIVLEEIAKSLGNSSEQIERNILSIIYKGHSLSLPTLGTYETIKNMNRNDVYNFYKNYYVPNNIIISVVGNFKSSEMLKNINEIYGKQKPGIISEANNIGLKTGFDVIPNLQNGEKVFHRFYAGEKTQLQIIFNLPNPNNLEFFESLNLILDNESENIKSNLNKFFADEVDGLEFKIREFKIKNYLQTTLILNSEKNLNGIKDSLISLLNSLNLTLSKEIIETEKIKAQTEFQQNIEKPHMFGIYNAANLSQYGIESILNSYTGEGFIFAAEEVNKIKFCENPLVIIHHANSTSKETANISNQLPILFENKSGAEIIAKQNPGSGLLAIHYLFKNKAAYEEKYGKDAAKILHDIFGERMKNSEIQKQSLKFGFQFTVNDNPFIPMDNIYLSQEFGYIRVEGLGDNIEEAIKFLNEQMLNFIPTQEEYAKVSGKSKMPAMMGHGNPSQKMFEKKLETILYTEEKFNPSKTELTFEQLLEFANYYFHPSNIIISVVSKETPENINKYFSSFNKPNFDNAINNSAYEKQFKEILEPINFEETLGGEQSFIYYGFQKKIEPNEKADLEVLSMLISDKIIFDVREKQGMAYRMNAGIEIRNDKAMFNINLGTRPENIEKLIPQLANFFTEKYLGKITQDEIDKSVNMYLGKMMFRRLSSINQAYYLGHSKYFYSDIFYDSKSIENIKNVKADNVIAVAKKYLKVENPVKIIVK; from the coding sequence ATGAGGAAATTTTTTTCGTATAAAATATTGTTTTTATCAATTTTATTATTAATTCTGAGCAATTCAATTTTTCATTCTAAAGAGAAAATTTCTACAATTCCGGATGGTGTTACAATTTACCAACTTGATAACGGAATTCAAGTTTTGCTGATTGAAAAACCTTCTTTACCAATGATTGGAATAAATACATTAGTAAAAGTCGGCTCTGCTTATGAAGGTTTTGCAACAAGCGGAATGAGTCACATGCTTGAACATTTATTGTTCAACGGAACTTCTAAAATGACGCAAAAGGAATTGTATGATGCAACTGATAAAATTGGCGGATACAATAATGCAAATACTGCTGAATTTTATACCAATTTTATGATGGTAACACCTTCGGAAAATATTATTGAAGGAATGAAACTTCAAGCTGGAATGTTATTTGATTCAACACTTCCAGAAGATAAATTTGAAAAAGAAAAAGGAATTGTTCTTGAAGAAATTGCGAAAAGTTTGGGAAATTCAAGCGAGCAAATTGAACGAAATATTTTATCAATAATTTACAAAGGTCATTCACTTTCGCTGCCTACTTTAGGAACTTACGAAACTATTAAAAATATGAACAGAAACGATGTTTATAATTTTTACAAGAATTATTATGTGCCGAATAATATAATTATAAGTGTTGTGGGAAATTTCAAATCAAGTGAAATGTTAAAAAATATCAATGAAATTTATGGAAAACAAAAACCCGGAATTATTTCCGAAGCAAATAATATAGGATTGAAAACCGGTTTTGATGTGATTCCGAATTTGCAAAATGGAGAAAAAGTTTTTCACAGATTTTATGCTGGGGAGAAAACTCAATTACAAATTATCTTCAATTTGCCGAATCCAAATAATTTAGAATTTTTCGAAAGTTTGAATTTAATTCTTGATAACGAAAGTGAAAATATTAAATCAAATTTAAACAAGTTTTTTGCAGATGAGGTTGATGGTTTGGAATTTAAAATAAGAGAATTTAAAATTAAAAATTATTTACAGACAACTTTAATCCTCAATTCCGAAAAAAATCTTAACGGAATAAAAGATTCTTTAATTTCGTTATTAAATTCCTTAAATCTTACACTTTCAAAAGAAATTATAGAAACAGAAAAAATAAAAGCTCAGACTGAGTTTCAGCAGAATATTGAAAAACCACATATGTTTGGAATTTACAACGCTGCTAATCTTTCGCAATATGGAATTGAATCAATTCTAAATTCATACACTGGAGAAGGATTTATTTTTGCTGCAGAAGAAGTAAACAAAATTAAATTTTGCGAAAATCCACTTGTGATAATTCATCATGCAAATTCTACTTCAAAAGAAACCGCCAACATTTCAAATCAATTGCCAATTTTATTTGAAAATAAGAGTGGAGCAGAAATAATAGCAAAACAAAATCCCGGAAGTGGTTTGTTGGCAATTCATTATTTATTCAAGAATAAAGCTGCGTATGAAGAAAAATATGGAAAAGATGCTGCAAAAATTTTGCATGATATTTTTGGCGAGCGAATGAAAAATTCAGAAATCCAAAAACAAAGTTTAAAGTTTGGATTTCAATTTACTGTAAATGACAATCCTTTTATTCCAATGGATAATATTTATCTAAGTCAGGAATTTGGTTACATAAGAGTTGAAGGTTTGGGTGATAACATTGAAGAAGCTATAAAATTTTTAAATGAACAAATGTTAAATTTTATTCCAACTCAAGAAGAATATGCAAAAGTTTCCGGAAAATCAAAAATGCCAGCTATGATGGGACATGGAAACCCATCGCAAAAAATGTTTGAAAAAAAATTAGAAACAATTTTATACACAGAAGAAAAATTCAATCCGAGCAAGACAGAACTTACTTTTGAGCAATTGTTGGAATTTGCGAATTATTATTTTCATCCAAGTAACATTATAATATCTGTGGTTTCAAAAGAAACACCGGAAAACATTAACAAATATTTTTCCAGTTTTAACAAACCTAATTTTGATAACGCAATAAATAATTCGGCTTATGAAAAACAATTTAAAGAAATACTGGAACCAATAAATTTTGAAGAAACTTTAGGCGGTGAACAATCATTTATTTATTATGGATTTCAGAAAAAAATCGAGCCAAATGAAAAAGCTGATTTGGAAGTTTTATCAATGTTAATTTCTGATAAAATAATTTTTGATGTTCGCGAAAAACAAGGAATGGCTTACCGAATGAATGCTGGAATTGAAATTAGAAACGACAAAGCAATGTTCAATATTAATTTAGGCACACGACCTGAAAATATTGAAAAGCTAATTCCGCAATTAGCAAATTTCTTTACTGAAAAATATTTGGGAAAAATTACTCAAGATGAAATTGATAAATCAGTAAATATGTATTTGGGAAAAATGATGTTCCGAAGACTTTCAAGCATTAACCAAGCTTACTATTTAGGTCATTCAAAATATTTTTATAGTGATATATTTTATGATTCAAAATCAATTGAGAATATAAAAAATGTTAAAGCAGATAATGTAATTGCTGTTGCAAAAAAATATCTAAAAGTTGAAAATCCAGTTAAAATAATAGTGAAATAA
- a CDS encoding M20/M25/M40 family metallo-hydrolase gives MKLEKLLLFIIFFTISLFAQETKIHHKLYVKINPTNSHIEVIDEILIKKDLLNREIIFSLNNNLNLKYEGNEINISLLEKSVSTEDIGMDRDDIEEKFDLKINKYIISDFDKSKDLNFAIKYSGKIESPIKQSEENYQRGFSESPGIISDLGIYLAGSTYWIPTIKDELLSFELTTELPKDWKTVSQGNRIEDKVENNFHFDIWDSPTPQEEIFLVAAKFNEYKYSTGSVDAFAFLRTPDESIANKYLETTAQYLEMYRQLIGPFPYTKFALVENFWETGYGMPSFTLLGEKIIRFPFILHSSYPHELLHNYWGNSVYVDFEKGNWCEGLTAYMADYLIKEQRGQAEEYRRSTLQKYSDYVKSNNDFPLNKFLSRHDAASEAIGYGKSLMVFHMLRNLVGDENFTKSFQVFNRNNKFKKASFDDIRISFEETTGKDLKWFFTQWIEKTGAPKLNLENVKVEQFGNVFNLNFNLKQIQDGENFRINVPVAIITSNGIEIENCELNDKEGKISFTLKSEPLKILVDPQFDVFRILDPNEIPAALSTAFGAEKTLVILPNDNDKKFKTYQNFASQWIKGNEEKFEIKNDNEIEKVPSDKAVWILGENKFQSIVNNSLLQFNSEIAKDSIKFESKSHSKNNNSFISSIKNPENINNAIVYLSIGNEKADSGLVRKLPHYGKYSYLTFEGNEPTNIDKGQWQVLNSPLLKVFNQKVKSPEFKTKLRKALAELAPVFSSKRMMEHISFLASDEMKGRELGSKELDNAGNYISEKFKEFGLFPGSDDGSYFQTFEKAFHGKGNLQIKNVIGIIPGTNQNLKEAVVISAHYDHLGLGWPDVRKGNEGQIHNGADDNASGVSVLLELAEVLGKSLKPARTIIFIAFSGEEAGLVGSKYFVENYKKFTSDKIFANLNFDTVGRLHGKKIMILNSNTAREWKFIFMGTEYTTGIGSELITQELDASDQVAFIEKGIPAVQFFSGPNEDYHKPSDKIEKIDADGLVKVITVARETLVYLADREDAMNFIGEKSNVKSELAEENKTKKEGRKVSTGTMPDFAYSGEGVKVAAISENSPGAKAGLLIGDIIKKVNGKDCKNLKEYSDMLKEHQPGDEVTLTIDRNGNIEEVKLILAER, from the coding sequence ATGAAATTAGAAAAACTTTTATTATTCATAATATTTTTTACTATTTCTCTCTTTGCGCAAGAAACAAAAATTCATCATAAACTTTATGTAAAAATAAATCCTACAAATTCACATATAGAAGTTATAGACGAAATTTTGATAAAGAAAGATTTGCTGAATAGAGAAATAATATTTTCACTAAATAATAATCTTAACTTAAAATACGAAGGAAATGAAATAAATATTTCGTTGCTGGAAAAATCTGTCTCAACAGAAGATATTGGAATGGATCGCGACGATATTGAAGAAAAATTCGATTTAAAAATAAATAAATATATTATTTCAGATTTTGACAAAAGCAAAGATTTAAATTTTGCAATTAAATATTCCGGCAAAATTGAATCTCCGATAAAACAAAGTGAAGAAAATTATCAGCGAGGATTTAGCGAATCACCAGGAATTATAAGCGATTTAGGAATTTATTTAGCTGGATCAACTTACTGGATTCCAACAATAAAAGATGAATTATTGAGTTTTGAATTAACTACGGAATTACCAAAAGATTGGAAAACTGTAAGTCAAGGTAATAGAATTGAAGATAAAGTTGAAAATAATTTTCATTTTGATATTTGGGATTCACCAACTCCGCAAGAAGAAATATTTTTAGTTGCTGCAAAATTTAATGAGTACAAATATTCCACCGGATCTGTTGATGCATTTGCATTTTTGAGAACTCCCGATGAAAGCATTGCAAATAAATATTTAGAAACCACAGCTCAGTATTTGGAAATGTATCGACAATTAATTGGACCATTTCCATACACAAAATTTGCACTCGTAGAAAACTTTTGGGAAACCGGTTACGGAATGCCTTCATTTACTTTACTTGGAGAAAAAATAATTCGCTTTCCGTTCATTTTACATTCATCATATCCGCACGAACTTTTGCATAATTATTGGGGAAATAGCGTTTATGTCGATTTTGAAAAAGGAAATTGGTGCGAAGGTTTAACTGCATACATGGCAGATTATTTGATAAAAGAACAGCGCGGACAAGCCGAAGAATACAGAAGATCAACTTTGCAAAAATATTCTGACTATGTAAAATCAAACAATGATTTTCCGCTTAATAAATTTTTGTCCCGACACGATGCCGCAAGCGAAGCAATTGGTTATGGAAAATCTCTTATGGTTTTTCATATGTTAAGAAATTTAGTTGGTGATGAAAATTTTACAAAGTCATTCCAAGTTTTTAATAGAAATAACAAATTCAAAAAAGCTTCTTTTGATGATATCAGAATATCATTTGAGGAAACAACAGGAAAAGATTTAAAATGGTTTTTTACGCAATGGATTGAAAAAACCGGAGCTCCAAAATTAAATTTAGAAAATGTTAAAGTTGAACAATTTGGAAATGTATTTAATTTGAATTTCAATTTAAAACAAATTCAAGATGGCGAAAATTTTAGAATTAATGTTCCTGTTGCAATAATTACCTCAAATGGAATTGAAATTGAAAATTGCGAATTGAATGACAAAGAAGGAAAAATATCTTTTACACTTAAGTCCGAACCATTGAAAATATTGGTCGATCCTCAATTTGATGTTTTTAGAATTTTGGATCCGAATGAAATTCCAGCGGCATTATCAACAGCTTTTGGTGCAGAAAAAACTTTAGTGATTTTACCAAATGATAATGATAAGAAATTTAAAACTTATCAAAATTTTGCAAGTCAATGGATTAAAGGAAATGAAGAAAAGTTTGAAATAAAAAATGATAATGAAATTGAAAAAGTACCATCCGATAAAGCTGTTTGGATTTTAGGGGAAAATAAATTTCAGTCAATTGTTAATAATTCATTATTACAATTTAATTCGGAAATCGCTAAAGACTCAATAAAATTTGAATCGAAATCACATTCGAAAAATAATAATAGTTTTATTTCATCAATAAAAAATCCGGAAAATATTAATAACGCAATTGTTTATTTATCAATAGGAAACGAAAAAGCAGATTCCGGTTTAGTTAGAAAACTCCCCCATTATGGAAAGTATAGTTATTTAACTTTTGAAGGAAACGAACCGACCAATATTGATAAAGGTCAATGGCAAGTTTTAAATTCACCACTTTTAAAAGTTTTTAATCAAAAAGTGAAAAGTCCAGAATTTAAAACAAAACTAAGAAAAGCATTAGCAGAATTAGCTCCAGTTTTTTCATCAAAAAGAATGATGGAACATATTTCGTTTCTCGCTTCTGATGAAATGAAAGGAAGAGAATTAGGAAGCAAAGAATTAGATAATGCGGGAAATTATATTTCAGAGAAATTTAAAGAATTCGGACTTTTTCCCGGAAGCGATGACGGAAGTTATTTTCAAACATTTGAAAAAGCATTTCATGGAAAAGGAAATTTGCAAATTAAAAATGTAATCGGAATTATTCCCGGAACAAATCAAAATTTAAAAGAAGCAGTTGTAATTTCTGCACATTATGATCATTTAGGTTTGGGATGGCCCGATGTTAGAAAAGGAAATGAAGGACAAATTCATAATGGTGCGGATGATAACGCAAGCGGAGTTTCAGTATTGTTGGAATTAGCAGAAGTTTTGGGAAAATCGTTAAAACCAGCACGAACAATTATTTTTATCGCTTTCAGCGGAGAAGAAGCAGGTTTAGTTGGATCAAAATATTTTGTAGAGAATTATAAGAAATTTACATCTGATAAAATATTTGCAAATTTAAATTTTGATACAGTTGGAAGATTACACGGTAAGAAAATTATGATTTTAAATTCAAATACTGCTCGCGAATGGAAATTTATTTTTATGGGAACGGAATATACAACCGGTATTGGTTCCGAATTGATTACGCAAGAATTAGATGCAAGCGATCAAGTTGCATTTATTGAAAAAGGAATTCCTGCAGTTCAATTTTTCAGCGGACCAAATGAAGATTACCACAAACCTTCGGATAAAATTGAAAAAATTGATGCTGATGGTTTGGTAAAAGTAATTACAGTAGCAAGAGAAACTTTGGTTTATTTGGCAGATAGAGAAGATGCGATGAATTTTATTGGTGAAAAGTCAAATGTGAAAAGTGAATTGGCAGAAGAAAATAAAACAAAAAAAGAAGGAAGAAAAGTTTCAACGGGAACAATGCCGGATTTTGCTTATTCCGGTGAAGGCGTAAAGGTTGCGGCAATTTCTGAAAATTCACCCGGAGCTAAAGCTGGATTATTGATTGGAGATATTATTAAAAAGGTAAATGGCAAGGATTGTAAAAATTTGAAAGAATATTCTGATATGCTAAAAGAACATCAACCCGGAGATGAAGTAACATTAACAATTGATAGAAATGGAAATATTGAAGAAGTAAAATTAATTTTGGCAGAAAGATAA